One window of Kiritimatiellia bacterium genomic DNA carries:
- a CDS encoding peptidoglycan DD-metalloendopeptidase family protein yields MLFPSLAGQPVARINLDDEAAHWLARRPAAPDAPNPLLDPAVCGQMIAEVHRREGADWSYGGYLEDRRRLWRGSYLEKSGAFIHLGVDFNVPRGTEFVAGFPAGIVVVDDDPDRDGGWGKRIILRPKMPGGDVLLIYAHLQNVRCRPGTHVPAGAVLAEVGGPPHNGNWHPHLHVQAIRRGLFEEILLERFSELDGYGRAEELDELRVSFPDPLPIVLA; encoded by the coding sequence ATGCTCTTCCCCTCGCTGGCCGGACAACCCGTGGCGCGGATCAACCTCGACGACGAGGCGGCGCACTGGCTCGCCCGCCGGCCCGCCGCCCCGGACGCCCCGAACCCGCTGCTGGACCCCGCGGTTTGCGGGCAAATGATCGCCGAGGTTCATCGCCGGGAAGGCGCCGACTGGTCCTACGGCGGCTACCTCGAGGACCGGCGCCGCCTCTGGCGCGGAAGCTACCTGGAAAAGAGCGGCGCGTTCATCCATCTCGGCGTCGATTTCAACGTGCCCCGGGGCACGGAATTCGTGGCCGGTTTCCCGGCCGGCATCGTGGTGGTGGACGACGACCCGGACCGGGACGGCGGCTGGGGAAAGCGCATCATCCTTCGCCCGAAAATGCCCGGCGGCGACGTGCTGCTGATCTACGCCCACCTCCAGAACGTCCGGTGCCGGCCGGGGACACACGTGCCCGCCGGCGCCGTGTTGGCCGAGGTCGGCGGCCCGCCGCACAACGGCAACTGGCATCCGCACCTGCACGTCCAGGCGATCCGGCGCGGGCTGTTCGAGGAGATTCTGCTCGAGCGGTTCAGCGAACTCGACGGCTACGGGCGCGCGGAGGAGTTGGATGAACTGCGCGTCTCCTTTCCGGACCCGCTGCCGATCGTGCTGGCCTGA
- a CDS encoding ATP-binding protein, translated as MTSKDSLKLTLPNDLSYLPNAQAFVTEAARRFGFFEAELMPIEVGVEEAVTNVMKYAYDAEESRSFEIECEKLPAGMKIVIREKGMPFDPAQVEAYRAGASLEESSTRGLGTFLMQHLMDEVSFHNLGTEGKETHLVKYRKDKAALESEQQERQVAAAEPEVIVEKIDYDVRGLDPREAIQVSRCAFKSHGYSFFDEHIYYPERLVAMNRSGEMISAVAVTKEKVFMGHAALVYQYPEDRIAELTFVFVNVEYRGQGALNRLIEYLFTCPKTRELRGIYAYAVSNHVFTQKAMARYQVNDCGILLATSPSSWKFRGIPEAGAQRISVILGFKYAGAPEKRRLYPPERHRAMIEKLYRNIGAAGHEYAAPGPAAPPPAGEAELLTGVNAAEGCAEIFVRRYGADTATAVRKALRQFCVQQVACVNLFLNLEDPATASLAAEFEKMGFFFAGILPCSRIGDALILQYLNNVALDYGKIVAYSDVARELLAYIRGLDPNADL; from the coding sequence ATGACTTCGAAGGACTCGCTGAAGCTGACCCTGCCGAACGACCTTTCCTACCTGCCGAACGCGCAGGCTTTTGTCACCGAGGCGGCCCGCCGATTCGGTTTTTTCGAGGCGGAACTCATGCCGATCGAGGTCGGCGTCGAGGAGGCCGTGACCAACGTGATGAAGTACGCCTACGACGCCGAGGAAAGCCGTAGCTTCGAGATCGAGTGCGAAAAGCTGCCCGCGGGCATGAAGATCGTCATCCGGGAGAAGGGCATGCCCTTCGATCCGGCGCAGGTCGAGGCCTATCGGGCCGGCGCGTCCCTCGAAGAGTCCTCGACCCGGGGTCTGGGGACCTTCCTGATGCAGCACCTGATGGACGAGGTGTCGTTCCACAACCTCGGAACCGAGGGCAAGGAGACGCACCTGGTCAAGTACCGCAAGGACAAGGCCGCCCTCGAGTCCGAGCAGCAGGAACGGCAGGTCGCGGCGGCGGAGCCCGAGGTCATCGTCGAAAAAATCGATTACGACGTGCGCGGGCTCGATCCCCGCGAGGCGATCCAGGTCTCCCGCTGCGCCTTCAAGTCGCACGGGTACAGCTTCTTCGACGAGCACATCTACTACCCCGAGCGCCTCGTCGCCATGAACCGGTCCGGCGAGATGATCTCCGCGGTCGCCGTGACGAAGGAGAAGGTGTTCATGGGGCACGCCGCGCTGGTCTACCAGTACCCCGAGGACCGGATCGCCGAGCTGACCTTCGTGTTCGTCAACGTGGAATACCGCGGGCAGGGCGCCCTCAACCGGCTGATCGAATACCTGTTCACCTGCCCCAAGACGAGGGAACTGCGCGGCATCTACGCGTACGCGGTCTCGAACCACGTTTTCACGCAGAAAGCGATGGCGCGCTACCAGGTCAACGACTGCGGGATCCTGCTGGCGACCAGCCCCTCGTCGTGGAAGTTCCGGGGCATCCCGGAGGCCGGCGCGCAGCGCATCAGCGTCATCCTCGGCTTCAAGTACGCGGGCGCGCCGGAGAAGCGGCGCCTGTACCCGCCGGAGCGCCACCGGGCCATGATCGAGAAGCTGTACCGGAACATCGGCGCGGCGGGCCACGAGTACGCGGCGCCGGGTCCCGCCGCCCCGCCGCCCGCCGGGGAAGCGGAACTTCTGACGGGCGTGAACGCGGCCGAGGGCTGCGCGGAGATCTTCGTCCGGCGGTACGGGGCGGACACGGCGACCGCCGTGCGCAAGGCCCTGCGGCAGTTCTGCGTCCAGCAGGTCGCCTGCGTCAACCTGTTCCTGAACCTGGAGGATCCGGCGACCGCGTCGCTCGCCGCGGAGTTCGAGAAGATGGGATTCTTTTTCGCCGGCATCCTGCCGTGCTCGCGCATCGGCGACGCCCTGATCCTGCAATACCTCAACAACGTGGCCCTGGATTACGGCAAGATCGTCGCGTATTCCGACGTCGCCCGGGAGCTCCTGGCGTACATCCGGGGACTCGATCCCAACGCGGACCTGTAG